The Phalacrocorax aristotelis chromosome 2, bGulAri2.1, whole genome shotgun sequence region ACCCTTCCTGAAGCATAGAGGCTGGAAGTACAGCTGTTcccccatccccctcccctcctccttgtCCAATGTGTCATATTAAAGGGTGATCGGCTTACACATGCTCCAGTATGGATTCCTTAAGCTTTGTAACGCTGTGCCTATATATAAAGCCCTACGCTGGAAACTGAAGTACACAGACAGCTGCGATACTAGCAAGCATTTCACATTCCCAGTGTGCTGACGGTCTGGAAGCAAGGGAGACCCGCGAGCCCTGCTTTGAGTAAGTTTCTTTGCCAACGGCTCAGGTATAGAGATAttcataaatacatatatatatataaaagaaggATTGTGAAAAAAAGGAGCGGTTACTCTTCACCATGGGTTTGCCTTTTGATCAAGTGGAAGAACTGCGTCTCTACCAGCAAACTCTCCTCCAGGATGGACTCAAAGACATGTTGGACCACAATAAGTTTCTGGACTGTGTCTTAAAAGTCAAGGGGAAGGAGTTTCCCTGCCATCGGCTGGTGTTGGCAGCTTGCAGCCCATATTTTCGAGCAATGTTCCTCTCTGACATGGAAGAGAGCAAGAAGAGGGAGGTCAGTTTGGAAGATGTGGATCCAGATGTCATGGGCAAGATCCTCCATTATATCTACACCTCCGAGCTGGAGATCACAGAGCAGAACGTGCAGGACATCTTCTCTGTGGCCAACATGTTCCAGATCCCCTCCATCTTCACTGTCTGCGTGTCCTTCTTGCAGAAGCGTCTCTGCCTCAGCAACTGCTTGGCTATCTTCAGGCTGGGCTTGATGCTGGATTGCGCCCGGCTGGCCGTGGCAGCTCGGGATTTCATTTGCGATCGTTTTGCGCTGGTCTCTCGGGATGAGGAGTTCTACCAGCTTTCACCGGATGAGCTTATTGCAATCATCTCCAGTGACTCCCTCAACATCGAGAAAGAAGAGACGGTCTTTGAAGTAGTGATGAAGTGGGTGGGGACCAAGGACCATGAGAGCCGGCAGAAGGCCTTGCCTGTCATCTTTGAAAGCATCCGCTTCCGTCTCATGCCCAATGACTATATCAAGGACCACGTGGAGAAGCACGCCATGGTGAAGGCCAGCCCGGAGCTGCTCAAGAAACTGCAGATGGTGAAGGATGCCCAAAAAGGCAAATTCACTGTggtgaagaagaagaaagtgaagaaaagcagtgaaaagcaagcaaaagacAATGTTGTCAATGGAGCAGTAGATGAGGAGGAAGATACAGAGGAGGATGCTCTCCCAGGGATCTTAAATGACACAATGCGCTTTGGGATGTTCCTGCAGGACCTTATTTTCATGGTGAGCGACAGTGGAGCAGTGGCATATGATCCCACAGCCAATGAGTGCTATTTTGCCTCCCTATCTACCCAAATCCCAAAGAATCATATCAGCCTGGTGACCAAAGAGAATCAGATCTTCATTGTTGGAGGACTGTACTACAACGAGGACAGCAAAGAGGATCCCATGAGTTCCTACTTCCTACAGGTACAAGCTTTATCTTTCTTTCGTTTCTTTGACCACTTTGGAACATTATCACTCTTTAGCTTCCATGTGATGCCAGTAATATATGTTATCATGTGATGTTAAAAAAGCCCAACTTGTAAATGAAGGTGAAACATCTGAGTTGTTTTACTAGAGattctttcctctgtatttttaaggCAGATCCCACTGAGGGGGGGTGGTTCTAGTCATTGAGGAAGAAGGTTTGAAGGGGTAGGTAATAGGAATAACCCTTCCTAATCCAAATCAAAAATAGGGGACCACGTTGAACAGTGTGTTTGGtccagctctggctgctgtAGGGCACATTAACCGGAAGGTTGATGGCATTAGGTCTGGGTTCAGCTTTACGTCTTTCAGGTTCCCTCATTATGAACCCACAGCAAAACCCAAAAGTGTCTTTGCCAGGTGCCAGGTACCAACAAAGGGAACAGCTGTAGCTACAGCCACAGAGCAAACACTCCAAGGACACAGGGTATGTCCCTACCTACCAACGTGTGCCCCATTTCCAGCGCTGTTCTTGCCCCTGAAGGTGTGCCAAGTCCAGCTCAGGGTCTCTGGCCATTTCTATCATGTGTGGGAGAAACCATGGTGTGACATCTTTTGGGATCCTCCATAAGAAACGTCGCTGTTCTAACTCACCAGTAACCAAAGCTGTAATCAGATCAAGCTGCGCACAGGCAATCTGAGCCCCGGGCCTGGGCTGTAACCCAAGAGCACCTTCCCTGATGACAGCTAACACAAGGTGCCTGCCCGTCCTGCTGACCCTGTAGAAATCCAGTCTGTCCTTCCCCCCATACCCAGAAATCCTTTTGTTCTTCTCCCATGGCTCACATATCCTCcttctgagaggaaaaaataacatgtCCAGGCAGAAAGGATAAAGTAAGGGTAGTTCCCAAGCCAAGACATACAGCCTTGATCCCTCTATTCCCTCATTGCACGGGTAGCTCTGTACACTTGCACCACGTGTGCAGGGACCATGCTTGTCCTCACCTGGAAAGGGGCAGGCTTTGGAGCCTATGCAACCTGTGTAAAGCCTGTGAAATGAGAAGTCAGCAGGAAGAAACCGCAGCCCTAGAAAGCagggtggaggaggaaggcagtggGAGCGCACGGGGAAATGCTGCCTGAGATACAGCCGTTTGCACTGGACAACGGATGACAACAGTGGCTGTGGGCAGCTCCATCACCCACCTGCACAGAGCAGGTAGACGGGCTGCTTTGTATTCAGCTCAAACCTATGGCTAAAGATCAATGCTCCCCCCGTCCAGTTGCTGGCCAAGCAAGGTAATTCACTGAGGGGCTGTGCGGGTCCATCATGTCCTGGGCTGTTTCAGCACgcctgcagccagcaggtcaagggaagtgattgttttttccctttttcgTACCCTTGTGAGACTGCGTCTGGATGCTGTGTCCAGTCTGGGGCTCCCCGGTACAAGGGAGACATTGAGGTACTGGAATGAGTCTAGCAgaggccaccaagatggtcagggcTGGAGAACAGGAGGTACAAGGAGAGGCTGGGCTGGGTCtgatcagcctggagaaggggaagggaagatcTCATTGGTGTCTGCAGCTCCCTAAcaggaggggacacaggagAGGGATGCATACTCTTCTTGGATTTGCACAAAGATGGGACAAGAAGTAATGGCCAGGAGTTGCAATAAAGGAAATTTCAGATATCCATGAGGAAAACCTTCCCAACAGAGGTGGTGGAGTAATGGAGCAGGGTCACAAAGCCTCTATCCTTGTAGATATTTAATATTTGACTGCACAAAGCCCCAGCTATCTGCCTTAAGACCAAAGCTGCACCTGCTTGAGCATGGGAGTTGGGTAAACGACCTTTGGAGGACCCttcaacctaaatgattcttgTGATCCTAAGCTGCAAACAGCACGATTTCTATATTCAGCTCCAAATTTGCCACTGACTCAGCAGCAAATGCCTTGGGCATTGTGTGGCTGTCTTTAGCTCCTTCCCCACAAGAAGGGGACAGTGGTCCCTCACAGCTCGCTGTAGCGCTCGTGCACGGGAGGTGCGGACAAGTCCCAGGGCTGGAAGGTGCCATCAGTTTGCTAAGGTGTAGTTTATTGCCATCAGTGCTGTAACATAGCTCACAGTTTCTGTATGAGTAAGAGAGATTTGTGGGCCTTTTTTAGGCTGAAACTTCACACAGACGTAGGTAGGCAGCTGTACAATGGACTCTTGACTCACCATGTCAGTGCAGCAGCATCTTGTACCTTCTGACAGCTTCTGGCCTCCCTGATTTCACATTCTTCCTGCTGAAGTCAGGAGAGTTAGGTCAGGGGTAGTTTAGACTTAAGGACAGAcaccaaaatattaaaatgctgaaaaatccCAGAGGCCTTGCAAATTTTGACAGGAACAAAATGATTCCATTGACATTTCAGATGGAAAAGGGTATCTTTTATTTGTCACTCCTAAGATTTATGACCTGAAAACAATGCTGAATCCATCAAGAAGCAGGAAGCATCCTGGTGACTGAGCTGCTCGGGATTGCACTATAAATAACACGTATGTGGACCACAGCTTACAAAGAGACAATAACCACAGGCACCCAGTTGAGGCCAAGTCTTTGGAGGCAACCCAACAAGCTGAAGCTCTTTGGCCCGAGCCCATAGCAAACAGTGCTTCAGGCAATGATGCATCACAGCTTCATCTTGCAGAGTCCCACCAAACTGGCTGCAAGATGTCACTCCAGACTTAACCCACAAAGTCCCTCCTCTGCTACCAAGCTATTTATCGaacatatataattatatatgttCCTTTTCTGGGTTAAAATATACCCTGAATATACATATTGTATATTCACGTGCATACAAATAAAtatgcatatgtgtatatatataatatacatccaatatgaaataataaaccATATAGGTGGCCCATCCACCTTGGTAAAGACCAGTGATAATTGCCTTTTTGGCAGGAATGGTGACACGCCATGATACCGAGTCCCAGTTCGTCCCTTCTTACTCTCACCCTCATTATCACAAGCCTTTGTTGCCCTTGGCAGCTCCAGGGGTGTCCAGCTCTCGCCTtagaaagacagagaggaaaggtcagtttatttataaaacatcaTATAACATGTTTACAATCAAACATTAAGATTTTACAATGCAAACATATGCATTATGTTCACTGAAGACAATAGTGCTCGATACAATAACCGACAAGCTAACTTTTCCTGCTGTGAACCAGCGAGTCTGAGCTCTTTCAATAGTTCATAGTTGCCTTGATACCATTTTCCACctagaatcaaagaatcattcaggttgggaaagacctctaggatcatcaagtccaaccaccaacccaacacccccatgtctcctaaaccatgccctgaagtgccacgtctgcaagtcttttaaataccccaaGGGATGGTGAcgcccccacctctctgggcagcctgtgccagtgcctgagcAGCATGCACCTAGTGGAAATCCCATAAATTTGATGATATTAGCATTAGTCAGTTCCTGCACTTGATCTTTTAGGTGTTGGTATTTGTCCCTCTTCTGCTACCAAGCCACATTAAAAAGTTTTTGCCCCAGTCTATAGTTCCCATCAAGCCATGGTGCCCAGAGAGCCCCCAGCCTCATAACCATcgacatattttttttctggggggggATGAGGCAATGCCTTGATCTACAGATGTCCAAGGAGCTGCAAGGATTTGGCCATCTGATCTAGTGGTGCGGTATGGCTCAGTTTCCCCGTCTATCAGATGAGTCTGGCACACTTTCATCAGCAAGAAGAACTCTGGGCTTTGCAGCACCATCTCAGTCGTGTTGTACCATATGGGGTAGATAGGTATTACGTAAATAGCCTTTGTGCAGATAGACATGCATAAGTTTCATCTCATGAACTCTCACACACACTGAGATGACAGGGACAACAGCAGTATcctgagaagcagaagagggaCACGGTAACAGATCATTTGCCAGAAAGAAGAATTGGTGGGAGAAGAAGGAGCTCAGTGGAGTGAACTGTGTAGCCAACATTGCCAACACCGCACTGTTACCTGGCAGAGATGGAACATTATCAGGATTAAATCCTCAccatcctcacaggcaagctaaggaagtgtgggttggatgagaggacagtgaggtgcattgagaactggctcaacaacagagctcagagggtcgtgatcaacggggcagagtctggatggaggcctgtcaccagtggtgttccccaggggcctgtgctgggtccagccctggtcaacatattcatcagtgacctgggtgaagggacagagcgtcccctcagccagttcgctgatgacaccaagccgGGAGGAGCGGCCGATGCACCAGcaggccgtgctgccatccagcgagggctgggcaggctggagagctgggcccaggggagcctcaTGGAGTTCaaccagagccagtgcagggtcctgcccctggggaggaacaaccccccgcaccagcacagcctgggggggacctgctggagagcggctctgctgagaggccctgggggtgctggggggcagcgaggtgaccctgagccagcaccgggcccttggggccaagggggccagcggtgccctggggggcatggaaaggagcgtggccagcagggcaagggaggttctcctccccctctgctctgccccagtgaggccacatctggggggctgcggccagttctgggccccccagctcaagaaggacagggaactgctggagcaaggccagcgcagagctgccaaggggatcaggggctggagcatctcccttgtgaggaaaggctgagagacctgggcttgttcagcctggagaagagaaggctgaggggggatctcatcaatgcctataaatacctgaagggtgggtgtcagggggatggggccgggctcttttcagcggtgcccaacgccaggccaaggggccacgggcacaagctggaacacgggaagttccacctgaacatgaggacaaaccccttccctgtgcgggtgcccgagcaggggcacaggctgcccagagaggctgtggggtcccttccctggagacattcaccccccgcctggacgcggccctgtgcccctgctctgggggtgcctgctccagcagggggtgggacggggtgagctccagagggcccttccaacccctgccagtctgtggttctgtgaaatACTGTGGTGTGTGCTACAGCTGAAGAGGTGCAGGCAAAATTTCTGAGACTGAAGTGCTTCTGATCCTTCAGACTCAGGAGCTATCCATTATAGGTCCAACATAAGACTCTCTTACCCAAATATGACCGAGCTTGTCCCAGGTCAAAGCTTTGGTACAGAGAGCAGAACATGTTCCTGCTGGTACATCTCTGCTCTTAAGCCTTCTCATAAAACTTATGTCATACGATATATGACTGGGATTTGATCTAAGATCCCCATCCTGCACCAGATGGCACGGCACAGGCAGAGGCTGGCATTGTACAAAGTGCCTACTGGGGTGACCAAGCTGCACGTGGGAATGGACTTTGCTCTCAGCCTCTGGACCCTGAGTTCTGCTAAGCAAATGGGCCGGGTGAGCGCACACTAATGGCCATGTGTTTCCTTTCAGTACGACCATCTGGACGCAGACTGGATGGGGATGccacccctgccctcccctcgcTGCCTCTTTGGCCTGGGAGAGGCGGAAAACTCCATTTTCGTGGTCGGAGGGAAAGAActgaaagagggagaaaagacctTGGATTCGGTCCTGTGCTATGACCGGCTGTAAGTGTTCGCGTGTGAGTGTGGCTGGGAGGTGGGTGACAGGAGAAGGCAAAGCAGCCACCGTGCAAAACGACTCCAGCCTTTCAGGGACCGAAAGGTTTTGGACACAGGGCTTGAACTCTACATCTAGATGCTGGGACCACTGGGACTGTCTCAAGCTGTGCCCTGGGGCTCCGCGCtgtctctctccagctgcttcaTTTATTGTAATCATATCTCTAGGAGATGGAAGCCGTAACAGGGGTATTATGTTATCAGGGACCAAACTTAGCAAATGCTCATGTGGGATCAGTACAGAGGagcaaaggggtttttttcttctgctcttgccCATCGGTTTGGAGGTTTGGTGACCTTCACTGTGGTCTCACCAGGAGTGGCTTTGGACAGGAAAGTTTCTTTTGAAGATATTCATAAACGGCACTGAATGGCCCACTCTGAGAGATATCAGGCTTAATATACAATTATTTTTGCACAATGGGCTCTGACCCATGTTATGTCATGAGCTTTATTAAAAGGCACTGTTCTGTTCCGCACGCAGGAGGCAGAAACATCCAAAGAgagctcctccctgccccaaagaGGCAGAACAGCAGGTGTTAACAAGCCTTTGCTTGGTCTTTATTTAGATGTGTGTGCTTCAAAGTCTGTTTTATAGGCAGAGATTTGAAACCCATTTCATTCCCACAGAATGGGGCATTTATCTGCCCTTGCAGGCTCCGGGAAAGGATGTGTCTGCCCTCGCTAAGTGCTTAGGGGGGATGCTTTGAATACTGATTTGAAGCTGGTAGAGATGTGATCAGTACCTCCTGTATTTCTAGTACTATTTAGGTCAAAACTTCAACTGTAACAAACTTAGAGAGGGCAAACTGCTGGGCTGTGGGATCAAATATTTGCCCAGAGTGGCTGGACAATTAGAAAGCACTGAGTGCAGGCATTTCAGTTCTTAGGTAAAATAAAGTGCAGGTCTTAGGGGCTACAACCTACATGTGTGAAAACTGGGGCCAAGTCTAAGTTACATGGACATGGACAGACATCTCTCTTTGGATACCAGTTTGAGGTTTCCAAATCCTTATAGCTGCATCCTCTGCTCAGCTGCCCAGGAGCTAGCTCAGAGCCTTCCCCAAAGCCCTGCATTACAAAATGTGGACACCCTGCGTCCTTTCTGAGTGCTGGCCAACCATTGCACCTCAAAGTGGAAGGTGATGGCCAAAGAATAAATTTGCCCCCATCATCTTGCACCCCTAGGTCgcattggttttaattttttacataATGCAGAAATCTCTGTCTCGGCTGTGACTAGCTGGTAATGCTTATAAATGAGGTGAGGTCCTGGGAGAAGGGAGGCTGTGTATGCACAAAGCCCAAA contains the following coding sequences:
- the KLHL40 gene encoding kelch-like protein 40, whose amino-acid sequence is MGLPFDQVEELRLYQQTLLQDGLKDMLDHNKFLDCVLKVKGKEFPCHRLVLAACSPYFRAMFLSDMEESKKREVSLEDVDPDVMGKILHYIYTSELEITEQNVQDIFSVANMFQIPSIFTVCVSFLQKRLCLSNCLAIFRLGLMLDCARLAVAARDFICDRFALVSRDEEFYQLSPDELIAIISSDSLNIEKEETVFEVVMKWVGTKDHESRQKALPVIFESIRFRLMPNDYIKDHVEKHAMVKASPELLKKLQMVKDAQKGKFTVVKKKKVKKSSEKQAKDNVVNGAVDEEEDTEEDALPGILNDTMRFGMFLQDLIFMVSDSGAVAYDPTANECYFASLSTQIPKNHISLVTKENQIFIVGGLYYNEDSKEDPMSSYFLQYDHLDADWMGMPPLPSPRCLFGLGEAENSIFVVGGKELKEGEKTLDSVLCYDRLSFKWGEADSLPYAVYGHAVVSHKDLVYVIGGKGSDKKCLKKMCVYDPSKFEWKELAPMKTARSLFGATVHKDKIYVAAGVTDSGLTNSVEVYDIATNKWDTFTEFPQERSSVSLVSLAGVLYLLGGFATVETESGELVPTELNDVWRYDEEQKKWEGVLREIQYASGATFLPVRLNVLRLTKM